GATTGCGGCCATGGAAGGCGGTGTCGCTGCGATGCTTACGAGTTCCGGTCAGGCAGCGAACTTCTTCGCCGTGTTCAACATCTGTGAGGCGGGCGACCACTTTATCAGCACCAGCGCTATTTACGGCGGTACGAGCAACCTCTTCAGCGTTACCATGAAGAAGCTCGGCATCGAATGCACGTTCGTGGACCAGGACGCTAGCGACGAGGAAATCGAGAAGGCTTTCCGTCCGAACACCAAGTGCTTCTTCGGCGAGACGGTTGCAAATCCGGCCGGCAAGATTCTGGACCTCAAGCGCTTTGCAGACATCGCCCACAAGCATGGCGTGCCGATGATTGTCGATAACACGTTCCCGACTCCGATTCTCTGCCGCCCGATTGAATTCGGCGTGGACATCGTAACGCATTCCACCACCAAGTACATGGACGGTCACGCGATGGCCGTGGGTGGCTGCATCGTAGATAGCGGAAACTTTGACTGGGAAGCCCATCACGACAAGTTCAAGGGCCTCACCGAACCGGACCCGAGCTACCACGGTCTTGCCTACACGAAGGCTTTCGGCAAGGGCGCCTTCATCACGAAGGCTACGGCCCAGCTCATGCGCGACCTCGGCAGCATCCAGGCTCCGCAGAATGCGTTCCTCCTGAACGTTGGCCTTGAAACGCTTCACCTGCGCATGCCGCGCCACTGCGAGAACGCTCTCGCCTGCGCGAAGTTCCTGCAGAACCACCCGAAGGTGGCCTGGGTCGATTACGCGGGCCTCGAGGGCAACAAGTACCATGAACTTGCCCAGAAGCAGTTCAAGGGCGGGCTCCCCTGCGGCGTGCTCACGTTCGGCATCAAGGGTGGCCGCGAAAAGAGCATCCAGTTCATGGACAACCTCAAGATGATCTGCATCGTGACCCACGTGGCCGACGCCCGCAGCTGTGTGCTGCACCCGGCAAGCCACACGCACCGTCAGCTCAGCGACGAACAGCTCATCGAAGCAGGCGTTGCACCGGACCTGATCCGCTTCAGCGTGGGCATCGAGAATGTTGACGATATTATCGCTGATTTGACTCAGGCTCTCGACAAAGTGTAATTGTTATTTAGAGTAGAAAAAGTCCCTGGCAATGCCGGGGACTTTT
This portion of the Fibrobacter sp. UWB15 genome encodes:
- a CDS encoding O-acetylhomoserine aminocarboxypropyltransferase/cysteine synthase family protein; the protein is MSKIETLCVQGGWQPKNGEPRVLPIYQSTTFKYESSNAMADLFDLKASGYFYTRLQNPTNDAVASKIAAMEGGVAAMLTSSGQAANFFAVFNICEAGDHFISTSAIYGGTSNLFSVTMKKLGIECTFVDQDASDEEIEKAFRPNTKCFFGETVANPAGKILDLKRFADIAHKHGVPMIVDNTFPTPILCRPIEFGVDIVTHSTTKYMDGHAMAVGGCIVDSGNFDWEAHHDKFKGLTEPDPSYHGLAYTKAFGKGAFITKATAQLMRDLGSIQAPQNAFLLNVGLETLHLRMPRHCENALACAKFLQNHPKVAWVDYAGLEGNKYHELAQKQFKGGLPCGVLTFGIKGGREKSIQFMDNLKMICIVTHVADARSCVLHPASHTHRQLSDEQLIEAGVAPDLIRFSVGIENVDDIIADLTQALDKV